Proteins encoded in a region of the Triticum dicoccoides isolate Atlit2015 ecotype Zavitan chromosome 3A, WEW_v2.0, whole genome shotgun sequence genome:
- the LOC119269021 gene encoding OPA3-like protein, producing MVLPLMKLGLLAFRTLSKPVANKLKRNAGIHPRFRGFIIDVAQANHRLATNMQRRLIGRATDIHIRPLNEEKAIQAATDLLGELFIFSVACGAIIFEVHRSGKSEARKEEARKKALEEIKEKMEELEREKQMMKLRVAEVERVTRVGGGWPWVLPRAFTSGAAQPEPEPEQAAQQPTAA from the exons ATGGTGCTGCCACTGATGAAGCTCGGCTTGCTCGCGTTCCGGACGCTGAGCAAGCCCGTCGCCAATAAACTCAAGCGCAACGCCGGCATCCACCCCAGGTTCCGCGGGTTCATCATCGACGTCGCGCAG GCAAACCATCGTTTAGCAACAAACATGCAGAGGCGGCTTATTGGACGTGCGACTGACATTCACATCCGGCCCCTGAATGAAGAGAAAGCTATTCAAGCTGCTACAGATCTTCTTGGTGAACTGTTCATTTTCTCG GTTGCTTGTGGTGCAATAATCTTTGAGGTTCATAGAAGTGGCAAGTCAGAAGCCAGAAAAGAAGAGGCCCGTAAGAAGGCACTGGAG gaaataaaggagaagatggaggagctcgagagagaaaagcagatgatgaagctgagggtggccgaggtggagcgggTGACGAGGGTAGGGGGAGGGTGGCCGTGGGTTCTTCCAAGGGCCTTCACTTCGGGCGCAGCCCAGCCAGAGCCAGAGCCAGAGCAAGCAGCTCAGCAGCCCACGGCTGCTTAG
- the LOC119269020 gene encoding reticulon-4-interacting protein 1, mitochondrial-like, whose amino-acid sequence MWWRAVARARRRIPGARPLSTAAAGKSGREVVVPRFGGPEVLQVRQGVPAPDLKPGEVLVRARAVSINPLDLRMRSGYGRCIFEPLLPLIIGRDISGEVAATGTSVSSFYIGQEVFGALHPTAIRGTCADYAVLSQDELTSKPSTLTHVEASAIPFAALTAWRALYGTAGISKGQRLLVLGGGGAVGLSAVQLAVAAGCSVSATCGAQSIEQVLAAGAEKAIDYAREDTESTVTGKFDAVLDTIGIAETERVGINLLRRGGHYMTLQGEAASLADRYGLYVGLPAATATLLKKQMQYRCSHGIEYWWTYMRADPDGLHEIQRLSGAGKLQIPVEKTFPISQVREAHEAKEKRLVPGKVVLEFD is encoded by the exons ATGTGGTGGAGGGCGGTGGCCAGGGCTCGCCGCCGGATCCCGGGAGCGCGGCCcttgtcgacggcggcggcggggaagagcGGCCGCGAGGTGGTGGTGCCGCGGTTCGGCGGGCCGGAGGTGCTGCAGGTGAGGCAGGGGGTGCCCGCGCCCGATCTGAAGCCCGGGGAGGTGCTCGTGCGCGCGCGCGCCGTCTCCATCAACCCCCTCGACCTGCGA ATGCGGTCTGGCTATGGCCGTTGCATATTCGAGCCACTCCTACCTCTCATCATTGGCCGGGACATCAGTGGTGAAGTTGCAGCTACAGGGACTTCTGTGTCGTCATTCTATATTGGGCAAGAAGTGTTTGGTGCCTTGCATCCAACAGCGATTAGAGGGACATGTGCTGATTATGCAGTTCTTTCACAGGATGAGCTTACTTCTAAACCATCTACGCTCACTCATGTG GAGGCCAGTGCAATTCCGTTTGCTGCGTTGACTGCGTGGCGTGCTTTATATGGTACTGCTGGAATTTCTAAAGG ACAAAGATTACTTGTGCTTGGTGGAGGAGGAGCAGTTGGGCTTTCTGCTGTTCAGCTTGCGGTAGCTGCAGGATGTAGTGTTTCAGCTACCTGTGGAGCCCAAAGTATCGAGCAAGTTTTGGCAGCCGGTGCTGAAAAGGCTATTGATTACGCCAGAGAG GATACTGAATCGACGGTTACAGGAAAGTTTGATGCCGTGTTAGATACAATAGGAATAGCTGAAACTGAAAGAGTTGGCATTAATCTTCTGAGAAGAGGCGGACATTATATGACCCTTCAG GGAGAAGCAGCTTCACTAGCAGATAGATATGGATTATATGTGGGACTTCCTGCTGCTACTGCTACTTTATTGAAGAAACAGATGCAGTATCGTTGTTCTCATGGAATAG AGTACTGGTGGACATACATGAGAGCTGATCCTGACGGTCTCCATGAGATCCAGAGGCTGTCCGGAGCTGGAAAACTACAGATACCTGTGGAGAAGACTTTTCCTATCAGCCAAGTAAGAGAAGCTCATGAGGCCAAGGAGAAAAGACTGGTGCCTGGCAAGGTGGTTCTAGAGTTCGACTAG